Proteins encoded by one window of Arachis ipaensis cultivar K30076 chromosome B04, Araip1.1, whole genome shotgun sequence:
- the LOC107639724 gene encoding hyaluronan mediated motility receptor isoform X4, with translation MEDDKRKKKNRKKKNKQGKNVDNGVGDKETKIEQLDAAAGEKIVIVDSNGVGETTIRDQNLVNTEKDERAGVTDVAGEQSTNVDGGTATRDNDLVNNGKVDHPDISETADERSTNVVGGTAVRDEDLINNGNDEPAHNLATLDEPSKNVDWRGVEENPNLDRISAKNEEDEGTQHLESADGQNRNMVMDSNGHLPNGKECATSEEVFKLGNENDMLKQNLAISEETIRKLKDENDMLIQKETILGDRIRKLQEENDIQIEKETMSEETIRNLKEVNDTHITLQITLEDTIRKLKEENDIHNQKVVMLEGTIRELNKKIDMHIRKEAKSEETIKRLKAEKDMSFQKVGMMEETIRKLNSGNDIHMQKKIELEDTIRKLKEQQYMYMQNEAMSEDAIRKLKEENDMHLQMEAVSKDTIRRMKEENDLHIQKATISEDAIKKLKEECDKHIQKEVTLEETINKLQSENEWEKQNQASLEMRIAQLQSENSSLLEKEVGLEMRIAQLESEKSSLLQKEVGLVEETKRLLCEKEILSLKVESLLEKINLLESDLSSFVEKEKSTKEDISNLNGKITMFQGQVAELEHFKNNLLLENQQLGENVSSLQTTIQNLENSSSFRSADASVKESASENEELKSQIEAACTLVEKLVLENAELVEKINMLYVELDRHNAEVGVSGGAGPDSINVFPHSDGVASDTTESAEVKSVSAQESGSLQETVMNDRDYINGEQAVGLTPNSSSLSDDTGEIVQIPLDDNEVHELEPQDAEIVEQDSVPLMDAPLIGAPFRLISFVAKYVSGEDLVNQNSSNTTIH, from the exons ATGGAGGATgacaagagaaagaagaaaaacaggaagaaaaagaacaagcaagGTAAGAATGTGGACAATGGAGTAGGAGATAAAGAAACTAAGATTGAGCAACTGGATGCTGCCGCAGGTGAGAAAATTGTAATAGTTGATTCAAATGGGGTGGGAGAAACAACAATTAGGGATCAGAATCTGGTGAATACTGAAAAGGATGAGCGTGCTGGTGTAACTGATGTTGCTGGTGAACAAAGTACAAATGTGGATGGTGGAACAGCAACTAGGGACAACGATCTGGTAAATAATGGCAAGGTTGATCATCCTGATATTTCTGAGACTGCTGATGAGCGAAGTACAAATGTGGTTGGAGGAACAGCAGTTAGGGATGAGGATCTGATAAATAATGGTAATGATGAGCCTGCTCATAATTTGGCAACACTAGATGAGCCAAGTAAGAATGTGGATTGGAGAGGGGTTGAGGAAAACCCAAACCTAGATCGGATTTCAGCGAAGAATGAAGAAGATGAGGGTACTCAACACTTGGAGTCTGCAGATGGCCAAAACAGAAATATGGTCATGGATTCAAATGGACACCTGCCAAATGGTAAAGAATGT GCCACCTCAGAAGAGGTATTTAAACTGGGAAATGAAAATGATATGCTCAAACAGAATTTG GCCATTTCAGAAGAGACAATCAGGAAGCTGAAAGATGAGAACGATATGCTAATTCAGAAAGAG ACCATATTAGGTGATAGAATAAGGAAATTACAAGAGGAAAATGATATACAGATTGAGAAAGAG ACCATGTCAGAAGAGACGATCAGGAATTTGAAGGAAGTAAATGATACACATATTACACTACAGATCACATTAGAAGATACAATAAGGAAACTAAAAGAAGAAAATGATATACACAATCAGAAAGTG GTCATGTTAGAAGGGACAATCAgggaattaaataaaaaaattgatatgcATATTCGAAAAGAG GCCAAGTCAGAAGAGACCATCAAGAGATTAAAAGCAGAAAAAGATATGTCCTTTCAGAAAGTG GGCATGATGGAAGAGACAATTAGAAAATTGAATTCTGGAAATGACATCCATATGCAAAAAAAG ATTGAATTAGAAGATACTATTAGAAAATTAAAGGAACAACAGTATATGTATATGCAGAATGAG GCTATGTCAGAAGATGcaattagaaaattaaaagaagaaaacgATATGCATTTGCAGATGGAG GCTGTATCAAAAGATACAATAAGAAGAATGAAGGAAGAAAATGATTTGCATATTCAGAAAGCA ACCATATCAGAGGATGCaattaaaaaattgaaagaagaatGTGATAAACACATTCAGAAAGAG GTTACCTTGGAAGAGACCATCAATAAattacaaagtgaaaatgaatGGGAGAAGCAAAACCAG GCTAGTTTGGAAATGAGAATTGCACAATTACAGAGTGAGAATAGTTCCTTACTTGAAAAAGAG GTTGGTTTGGAAATGAGAATTGCACAGTTAGAGAGTGAGAAGAGTTCCTTGCTTCAAAAAGAG GTTGGATTGGTGGAAGAAACCAAGCGGTTGCTGtgtgaaaaagaaattttgagcCTTAAAGTG GAGAGTTTACTGGAAAAAATTAATCTTCTTGAGAGTGATTTGAGTTCCTTTGTTGAGAAAGAG AAATCAACTAAAGAAGATATTTCAAACCTGAATGGAAAGATTACCATGTTCCAAGGACAG GTGGCTGAGTTGGAACATTTCAAGAACAATCTTTTGCTAGAAAATCAGCAACTGGGGGAAAATGTTTCAAGTCTTCAAACAACAATTCAGAACCTTGAAAACAGCTCATCTTTCCGCTCAGCTGATGCATCTGTAAAG GAAAGTGCTTCTGAAAATGAGGAGTTGAAGTCTCAAATTGAAGCAGCTTGTACGTTGGTGGAGAAATTGGTGCTGGAGAATGCCGAACTTGTTGAGAAG ATTAACATGTTGTATGTTGAGCTGGATCGACACAATGCAGAAGTTGGAGTTTCTGGAGGAGCTGGACCTGATTCAATTAATGTGTTTCCTCATTCTGATGGGGTGGCTTCTGATACAACCGAATCTGCAGAGGTTAAGTCTGTATCAGCTCAGGAGTCAGGTTCATTGCAAGAGACAGTGATGAATGATCGTGATTATATCAATGGCGAGCAAGCTGTTGGGTTAACTCCGAACTCATCATCGTTATCTGATGACACTGGAGAAATTGTGCAGATCCCATTGGATGACAATGAAGTACATGAACTGGAACCGCAGGATGCTGAAATTGTGGAACAGGATAGTGTGCCACTAATGGATGCTCCCCTTATTGGTGCACCGTTTCGACTGATATCATTTGTTGCTAAGTATGTTAGTGGTGAGGATTTGGTTAACCAAAACTCTTCAAACACCACCATTCATTGA
- the LOC107639724 gene encoding leucine-rich repeat and coiled-coil domain-containing protein 1 isoform X2: MEDDKRKKKNRKKKNKQGKNVDNGVGDKETKIEQLDAAAGEKIVIVDSNGVGETTIRDQNLVNTEKDERAGVTDVAGEQSTNVDGGTATRDNDLVNNGKVDHPDISETADERSTNVVGGTAVRDEDLINNGNDEPAHNLATLDEPSKNVDWRGVEENPNLDRISAKNEEDEGTQHLESADGQNRNMVMDSNGHLPNGKECATSEEVFKLGNENDMLKQNLAISEETIRKLKDENDMLIQKETILGDRIRKLQEENDIQIEKETMSEETIRNLKEVNDTHITLQITLEDTIRKLKEENDIHNQKVVMLEGTIRELNKKIDMHIRKEAKSEETIKRLKAEKDMSFQKVGMMEETIRKLNSGNDIHMQKKIELEDTIRKLKEQQYMYMQNEAMSEDAIRKLKEENDMHLQMEAVSKDTIRRMKEENDLHIQKATISEDAIKKLKEECDKHIQKEASLEMRIAQLQSENSSLLEKEAGLVEKATQVALEETINKLKCDNELHIQKQVGLEMRIAQLESEKSSLLQKEVGLVEETKRLLCEKEILSLKVESLLEKINLLESDLSSFVEKEKSTKEDISNLNGKITMFQGQVAELEHFKNNLLLENQQLGENVSSLQTTIQNLENSSSFRSADASVKESASENEELKSQIEAACTLVEKLVLENAELVEKINMLYVELDRHNAEVGVSGGAGPDSINVFPHSDGVASDTTESAEVKSVSAQESGSLQETVMNDRDYINGEQAVGLTPNSSSLSDDTGEIVQIPLDDNEVHELEPQDAEIVEQDSVPLMDAPLIGAPFRLISFVAKYVSGEDLVNQNSSNTTIH, from the exons ATGGAGGATgacaagagaaagaagaaaaacaggaagaaaaagaacaagcaagGTAAGAATGTGGACAATGGAGTAGGAGATAAAGAAACTAAGATTGAGCAACTGGATGCTGCCGCAGGTGAGAAAATTGTAATAGTTGATTCAAATGGGGTGGGAGAAACAACAATTAGGGATCAGAATCTGGTGAATACTGAAAAGGATGAGCGTGCTGGTGTAACTGATGTTGCTGGTGAACAAAGTACAAATGTGGATGGTGGAACAGCAACTAGGGACAACGATCTGGTAAATAATGGCAAGGTTGATCATCCTGATATTTCTGAGACTGCTGATGAGCGAAGTACAAATGTGGTTGGAGGAACAGCAGTTAGGGATGAGGATCTGATAAATAATGGTAATGATGAGCCTGCTCATAATTTGGCAACACTAGATGAGCCAAGTAAGAATGTGGATTGGAGAGGGGTTGAGGAAAACCCAAACCTAGATCGGATTTCAGCGAAGAATGAAGAAGATGAGGGTACTCAACACTTGGAGTCTGCAGATGGCCAAAACAGAAATATGGTCATGGATTCAAATGGACACCTGCCAAATGGTAAAGAATGT GCCACCTCAGAAGAGGTATTTAAACTGGGAAATGAAAATGATATGCTCAAACAGAATTTG GCCATTTCAGAAGAGACAATCAGGAAGCTGAAAGATGAGAACGATATGCTAATTCAGAAAGAG ACCATATTAGGTGATAGAATAAGGAAATTACAAGAGGAAAATGATATACAGATTGAGAAAGAG ACCATGTCAGAAGAGACGATCAGGAATTTGAAGGAAGTAAATGATACACATATTACACTACAGATCACATTAGAAGATACAATAAGGAAACTAAAAGAAGAAAATGATATACACAATCAGAAAGTG GTCATGTTAGAAGGGACAATCAgggaattaaataaaaaaattgatatgcATATTCGAAAAGAG GCCAAGTCAGAAGAGACCATCAAGAGATTAAAAGCAGAAAAAGATATGTCCTTTCAGAAAGTG GGCATGATGGAAGAGACAATTAGAAAATTGAATTCTGGAAATGACATCCATATGCAAAAAAAG ATTGAATTAGAAGATACTATTAGAAAATTAAAGGAACAACAGTATATGTATATGCAGAATGAG GCTATGTCAGAAGATGcaattagaaaattaaaagaagaaaacgATATGCATTTGCAGATGGAG GCTGTATCAAAAGATACAATAAGAAGAATGAAGGAAGAAAATGATTTGCATATTCAGAAAGCA ACCATATCAGAGGATGCaattaaaaaattgaaagaagaatGTGATAAACACATTCAGAAAGAG GCTAGTTTGGAAATGAGAATTGCACAATTACAGAGTGAGAATAGTTCCTTACTTGAAAAAGAG GCTGGATTGGTGGAAAAGGCCACTCAGGTAGCCTTGGAAGAGACTATCAATAAATTAAAATGTGACAATGAATTGCACATACAAAAACAG GTTGGTTTGGAAATGAGAATTGCACAGTTAGAGAGTGAGAAGAGTTCCTTGCTTCAAAAAGAG GTTGGATTGGTGGAAGAAACCAAGCGGTTGCTGtgtgaaaaagaaattttgagcCTTAAAGTG GAGAGTTTACTGGAAAAAATTAATCTTCTTGAGAGTGATTTGAGTTCCTTTGTTGAGAAAGAG AAATCAACTAAAGAAGATATTTCAAACCTGAATGGAAAGATTACCATGTTCCAAGGACAG GTGGCTGAGTTGGAACATTTCAAGAACAATCTTTTGCTAGAAAATCAGCAACTGGGGGAAAATGTTTCAAGTCTTCAAACAACAATTCAGAACCTTGAAAACAGCTCATCTTTCCGCTCAGCTGATGCATCTGTAAAG GAAAGTGCTTCTGAAAATGAGGAGTTGAAGTCTCAAATTGAAGCAGCTTGTACGTTGGTGGAGAAATTGGTGCTGGAGAATGCCGAACTTGTTGAGAAG ATTAACATGTTGTATGTTGAGCTGGATCGACACAATGCAGAAGTTGGAGTTTCTGGAGGAGCTGGACCTGATTCAATTAATGTGTTTCCTCATTCTGATGGGGTGGCTTCTGATACAACCGAATCTGCAGAGGTTAAGTCTGTATCAGCTCAGGAGTCAGGTTCATTGCAAGAGACAGTGATGAATGATCGTGATTATATCAATGGCGAGCAAGCTGTTGGGTTAACTCCGAACTCATCATCGTTATCTGATGACACTGGAGAAATTGTGCAGATCCCATTGGATGACAATGAAGTACATGAACTGGAACCGCAGGATGCTGAAATTGTGGAACAGGATAGTGTGCCACTAATGGATGCTCCCCTTATTGGTGCACCGTTTCGACTGATATCATTTGTTGCTAAGTATGTTAGTGGTGAGGATTTGGTTAACCAAAACTCTTCAAACACCACCATTCATTGA
- the LOC107639724 gene encoding leucine-rich repeat and coiled-coil domain-containing protein 1 isoform X6, producing MEDDKRKKKNRKKKNKQGKNVDNGVGDKETKIEQLDAAAGEKIVIVDSNGVGETTIRDQNLVNTEKDERAGVTDVAGEQSTNVDGGTATRDNDLVNNGKVDHPDISETADERSTNVVGGTAVRDEDLINNGNDEPAHNLATLDEPSKNVDWRGVEENPNLDRISAKNEEDEGTQHLESADGQNRNMVMDSNGHLPNGKECATSEEVFKLGNENDMLKQNLAISEETIRKLKDENDMLIQKETILGDRIRKLQEENDIQIEKETMSEETIRNLKEVNDTHITLQITLEDTIRKLKEENDIHNQKVVMLEGTIRELNKKIDMHIRKEAKSEETIKRLKAEKDMSFQKVGMMEETIRKLNSGNDIHMQKKIELEDTIRKLKEQQYMYMQNEAMSEDAIRKLKEENDMHLQMEAVSKDTIRRMKEENDLHIQKATISEDAIKKLKEECDKHIQKEASLEMRIAQLQSENSSLLEKEVGLEMRIAQLESEKSSLLQKEVGLVEETKRLLCEKEILSLKVESLLEKINLLESDLSSFVEKEKSTKEDISNLNGKITMFQGQVAELEHFKNNLLLENQQLGENVSSLQTTIQNLENSSSFRSADASVKESASENEELKSQIEAACTLVEKLVLENAELVEKINMLYVELDRHNAEVGVSGGAGPDSINVFPHSDGVASDTTESAEVKSVSAQESGSLQETVMNDRDYINGEQAVGLTPNSSSLSDDTGEIVQIPLDDNEVHELEPQDAEIVEQDSVPLMDAPLIGAPFRLISFVAKYVSGEDLVNQNSSNTTIH from the exons ATGGAGGATgacaagagaaagaagaaaaacaggaagaaaaagaacaagcaagGTAAGAATGTGGACAATGGAGTAGGAGATAAAGAAACTAAGATTGAGCAACTGGATGCTGCCGCAGGTGAGAAAATTGTAATAGTTGATTCAAATGGGGTGGGAGAAACAACAATTAGGGATCAGAATCTGGTGAATACTGAAAAGGATGAGCGTGCTGGTGTAACTGATGTTGCTGGTGAACAAAGTACAAATGTGGATGGTGGAACAGCAACTAGGGACAACGATCTGGTAAATAATGGCAAGGTTGATCATCCTGATATTTCTGAGACTGCTGATGAGCGAAGTACAAATGTGGTTGGAGGAACAGCAGTTAGGGATGAGGATCTGATAAATAATGGTAATGATGAGCCTGCTCATAATTTGGCAACACTAGATGAGCCAAGTAAGAATGTGGATTGGAGAGGGGTTGAGGAAAACCCAAACCTAGATCGGATTTCAGCGAAGAATGAAGAAGATGAGGGTACTCAACACTTGGAGTCTGCAGATGGCCAAAACAGAAATATGGTCATGGATTCAAATGGACACCTGCCAAATGGTAAAGAATGT GCCACCTCAGAAGAGGTATTTAAACTGGGAAATGAAAATGATATGCTCAAACAGAATTTG GCCATTTCAGAAGAGACAATCAGGAAGCTGAAAGATGAGAACGATATGCTAATTCAGAAAGAG ACCATATTAGGTGATAGAATAAGGAAATTACAAGAGGAAAATGATATACAGATTGAGAAAGAG ACCATGTCAGAAGAGACGATCAGGAATTTGAAGGAAGTAAATGATACACATATTACACTACAGATCACATTAGAAGATACAATAAGGAAACTAAAAGAAGAAAATGATATACACAATCAGAAAGTG GTCATGTTAGAAGGGACAATCAgggaattaaataaaaaaattgatatgcATATTCGAAAAGAG GCCAAGTCAGAAGAGACCATCAAGAGATTAAAAGCAGAAAAAGATATGTCCTTTCAGAAAGTG GGCATGATGGAAGAGACAATTAGAAAATTGAATTCTGGAAATGACATCCATATGCAAAAAAAG ATTGAATTAGAAGATACTATTAGAAAATTAAAGGAACAACAGTATATGTATATGCAGAATGAG GCTATGTCAGAAGATGcaattagaaaattaaaagaagaaaacgATATGCATTTGCAGATGGAG GCTGTATCAAAAGATACAATAAGAAGAATGAAGGAAGAAAATGATTTGCATATTCAGAAAGCA ACCATATCAGAGGATGCaattaaaaaattgaaagaagaatGTGATAAACACATTCAGAAAGAG GCTAGTTTGGAAATGAGAATTGCACAATTACAGAGTGAGAATAGTTCCTTACTTGAAAAAGAG GTTGGTTTGGAAATGAGAATTGCACAGTTAGAGAGTGAGAAGAGTTCCTTGCTTCAAAAAGAG GTTGGATTGGTGGAAGAAACCAAGCGGTTGCTGtgtgaaaaagaaattttgagcCTTAAAGTG GAGAGTTTACTGGAAAAAATTAATCTTCTTGAGAGTGATTTGAGTTCCTTTGTTGAGAAAGAG AAATCAACTAAAGAAGATATTTCAAACCTGAATGGAAAGATTACCATGTTCCAAGGACAG GTGGCTGAGTTGGAACATTTCAAGAACAATCTTTTGCTAGAAAATCAGCAACTGGGGGAAAATGTTTCAAGTCTTCAAACAACAATTCAGAACCTTGAAAACAGCTCATCTTTCCGCTCAGCTGATGCATCTGTAAAG GAAAGTGCTTCTGAAAATGAGGAGTTGAAGTCTCAAATTGAAGCAGCTTGTACGTTGGTGGAGAAATTGGTGCTGGAGAATGCCGAACTTGTTGAGAAG ATTAACATGTTGTATGTTGAGCTGGATCGACACAATGCAGAAGTTGGAGTTTCTGGAGGAGCTGGACCTGATTCAATTAATGTGTTTCCTCATTCTGATGGGGTGGCTTCTGATACAACCGAATCTGCAGAGGTTAAGTCTGTATCAGCTCAGGAGTCAGGTTCATTGCAAGAGACAGTGATGAATGATCGTGATTATATCAATGGCGAGCAAGCTGTTGGGTTAACTCCGAACTCATCATCGTTATCTGATGACACTGGAGAAATTGTGCAGATCCCATTGGATGACAATGAAGTACATGAACTGGAACCGCAGGATGCTGAAATTGTGGAACAGGATAGTGTGCCACTAATGGATGCTCCCCTTATTGGTGCACCGTTTCGACTGATATCATTTGTTGCTAAGTATGTTAGTGGTGAGGATTTGGTTAACCAAAACTCTTCAAACACCACCATTCATTGA